One genomic region from Bacteroidota bacterium encodes:
- the mdh gene encoding malate dehydrogenase — translation MKVTVVGAGNVGATCADVIAHKELANEIVLVDIKENFAEGKALDIWQTAPINMYDSRVKGSTNDYTKTANSDVVVITSGLPRKPGMSRDDLISTNANIVKTVTENVIKHSPKAIIIIVSNPLDVMTYCAYLTAKIDPKRVFGMAGILDTARYKAFLAEALNCSPKDIQAVLMGGHGDTMVPLPRYTTVGGIPVTELIEKDKLDAIIERTKKGGGEIVNLLGTSAWYAPGAAAAQMVEAIVRDQKRIFPVCAWLQGEYGMKNVYLGVPVKLGKNGIEEIIELKLNADESKLLADSAKAVKEVMDVLDNMNVAVK, via the coding sequence ATGAAAGTAACTGTAGTTGGAGCAGGAAATGTAGGCGCAACTTGTGCTGATGTTATTGCTCATAAAGAATTAGCCAATGAGATTGTTTTAGTTGATATAAAAGAAAACTTTGCCGAAGGTAAAGCACTAGATATTTGGCAAACAGCGCCTATCAACATGTATGATTCACGTGTAAAAGGAAGCACAAACGATTATACAAAAACAGCAAACTCTGATGTTGTTGTAATTACATCAGGTCTTCCAAGAAAACCGGGGATGAGCCGTGATGACTTAATTTCTACTAACGCTAATATTGTAAAGACAGTTACTGAAAATGTTATTAAACATTCTCCTAAGGCAATTATCATAATTGTTTCAAACCCTTTGGATGTAATGACTTATTGTGCGTATTTGACAGCTAAAATTGATCCTAAAAGAGTATTTGGAATGGCTGGTATTTTAGACACCGCTCGTTACAAAGCATTTTTAGCTGAAGCGTTGAACTGCTCACCTAAAGATATTCAAGCTGTATTAATGGGTGGGCATGGCGACACCATGGTTCCACTTCCTAGATATACTACTGTAGGTGGAATTCCGGTTACCGAACTAATTGAAAAAGATAAATTAGATGCGATAATTGAACGTACAAAAAAAGGAGGAGGGGAAATTGTAAATCTACTAGGTACTTCTGCATGGTATGCTCCTGGAGCTGCTGCTGCGCAAATGGTAGAAGCAATTGTTCGCGACCAAAAAAGAATTTTTCCGGTATGCGCATGGCTGCAAGGCGAATATGGAATGAAAAACGTTTACCTTGGAGTACCTGTTAAACTTGGGAAAAACGGCATCGAAGAAATTATTGAATTAAAATTAAACGCGGATGAGTCTAAACTATTGGCTGATTCAGCTAAAGCAGTAAAAGAAGTAATGGATGTACTAGACAACATGAATGTTGCTGTAAAATAA
- the rplU gene encoding 50S ribosomal protein L21 → MYAIVDIAGQQFKVEKNKRVYVHRLEGAEGTTVEFDKVFLLEKDGKISVGAPTVEGARVAGKILSHPKGDKVIVFKKKRRKGYAKLNGHRQYLTEVLIQGILGKGETFVEEPTAEKKVKKATKKAEPKAKVADVEVEEKPKKTRKTTKKAE, encoded by the coding sequence ATGTACGCTATTGTAGATATTGCAGGACAGCAATTTAAAGTAGAAAAAAATAAACGAGTTTACGTACATCGTTTAGAAGGCGCTGAAGGTACTACTGTTGAGTTTGATAAAGTTTTTTTGTTAGAAAAAGACGGAAAAATATCTGTTGGTGCTCCTACTGTTGAAGGTGCTAGAGTAGCCGGCAAAATTCTTTCTCATCCTAAAGGTGATAAAGTAATTGTTTTCAAAAAGAAAAGAAGAAAAGGATATGCTAAGTTAAACGGACACCGTCAGTATTTGACAGAAGTTCTTATTCAAGGTATATTAGGGAAAGGCGAAACTTTTGTAGAAGAGCCAACTGCTGAGAAAAAAGTGAAAAAAGCTACAAAAAAAGCAGAGCCTAAAGCAAAAGTAGCTGATGTTGAAGTTGAGGAAAAACCAAAAAAGACAAGAAAAACAACCAAAAAAGCAGAATAA